The following are encoded in a window of Sutcliffiella horikoshii genomic DNA:
- the hutP gene encoding hut operon transcriptional regulator HutP: MVLAIDRRIGKYAILLAMNGDQEEFPVVTPSQWKSCMGKVGSMDSQKVVAAIETAAKREGIIKSDGYRETHALYHAIMDALSGVTRGQVQLGSVMRTVGLRFSVVRGNPYEELEEGDWIAVALYGTIGAPVRGSEHETIGLGINHI, from the coding sequence ATGGTACTAGCGATAGATCGACGAATTGGCAAATATGCAATACTTCTCGCGATGAACGGCGACCAAGAGGAATTTCCGGTGGTAACACCGTCACAATGGAAAAGCTGTATGGGGAAAGTTGGTTCCATGGATTCGCAAAAAGTGGTAGCAGCCATTGAAACTGCTGCCAAGCGGGAAGGTATCATCAAATCCGATGGATACAGGGAAACACATGCTCTCTATCATGCCATCATGGATGCGCTTAGTGGAGTGACACGCGGTCAAGTGCAGCTTGGTTCTGTCATGAGGACCGTAGGATTGCGTTTTTCCGTTGTAAGGGGAAATCCTTATGAGGAGTTAGAAGAAGGTGACTGGATTGCAGTTGCACTTTATGGGACGATTGGGGCTCCTGTCAGGGGATCGGAGCATGAAACAATTGGTCTTGGAATAAATCACATTTAA
- the hutH gene encoding histidine ammonia-lyase, protein MITLNGESLTLEKLNGILFEDDQVEACKDAMVKVVASRAAVENIVHKGEVVYGITTGFGKFSDVLIPFEETADLQRNLIHSHACGVGEAFDEVIGRAMLILRANALLKGFSGVRPIVIERLLQYVNERIHPVVPQQGSLGASGDLAPLSHLVLTLLGEGEVFYEGKRRDTASVLAEKGITPIELKAKEGLALINGTQAMTAVGVVAYLEAEKMAFQAESIAAMTFEGLEGIVDALDHDVHRVRGYKEQVEVAERFRKLLDGSKLVTRQGEKRVQDAYSLRCIPQVHGASWQVLGYVKEKLEIEINAATDNPLIFDDGGKVISGGNFHGQPIAFAMDFLKLGVAELANISERRIERLVNPQLNDLPPFLSPKPGLQSGAMIMQYCAASLVSENKTLAHPASVDSIPSSANQEDHVSMGTIGARHAYQIVANVRRVLAIEWMCAMQALEFRGVFLSAPLMQKWYQEGRTIVPSITEDRIFSKDIEALAAWMKDEGSVLCRA, encoded by the coding sequence ATGATTACATTAAACGGCGAATCGTTGACGCTTGAAAAATTGAATGGAATTTTATTTGAAGATGATCAGGTGGAAGCGTGCAAGGACGCAATGGTGAAGGTGGTCGCTAGTCGGGCAGCGGTGGAGAATATTGTGCATAAAGGGGAAGTAGTTTACGGAATTACAACGGGGTTTGGGAAGTTCAGCGATGTTTTGATTCCATTTGAAGAGACGGCAGACTTGCAACGGAATCTCATTCACTCTCATGCATGTGGAGTGGGTGAAGCATTTGATGAGGTGATAGGGCGTGCGATGTTGATATTACGTGCAAATGCTCTTTTGAAAGGTTTTTCTGGTGTCCGTCCTATCGTCATTGAACGGCTTTTACAATATGTAAATGAGAGAATACATCCTGTTGTTCCGCAGCAAGGTTCGCTAGGAGCAAGCGGAGATCTTGCGCCGTTGTCACATTTGGTCCTGACCTTGCTTGGTGAGGGTGAAGTTTTTTATGAGGGAAAAAGGCGAGATACGGCAAGTGTGCTAGCTGAAAAAGGAATTACCCCGATCGAATTGAAAGCGAAAGAAGGTCTTGCCTTAATAAATGGCACACAGGCAATGACGGCTGTAGGGGTAGTCGCATACCTAGAGGCGGAAAAGATGGCTTTCCAAGCGGAGTCGATTGCAGCGATGACCTTTGAAGGACTAGAGGGAATTGTGGATGCGTTGGACCATGATGTTCACAGGGTTCGAGGGTACAAGGAGCAAGTGGAAGTTGCGGAGCGGTTTCGGAAGTTGTTGGATGGAAGCAAGCTTGTGACAAGGCAGGGAGAAAAGCGTGTGCAGGATGCCTATTCACTAAGGTGCATTCCGCAAGTGCATGGAGCATCATGGCAGGTATTAGGTTATGTAAAAGAAAAGCTGGAAATAGAAATCAATGCGGCGACAGATAATCCATTGATTTTTGATGATGGAGGCAAAGTGATTTCTGGAGGTAACTTCCATGGCCAGCCTATTGCCTTTGCGATGGATTTTCTGAAGCTTGGGGTGGCGGAGCTTGCTAATATTTCTGAACGCAGGATTGAACGGTTGGTTAATCCACAGTTGAATGACCTGCCTCCTTTCTTAAGTCCGAAGCCAGGACTGCAGTCAGGTGCCATGATCATGCAGTATTGTGCCGCATCGCTAGTTTCAGAGAATAAGACGTTGGCACATCCGGCAAGTGTGGACTCCATACCTTCCTCAGCCAACCAAGAGGATCATGTGAGCATGGGTACAATTGGCGCAAGGCATGCTTATCAGATTGTCGCCAATGTGCGCAGGGTGCTTGCCATCGAATGGATGTGTGCGATGCAAGCCCTTGAATTCCGTGGAGTCTTCCTATCCGCACCACTCATGCAAAAATGGTACCAAGAAGGACGCACCATCGTCCCAAGCATCACCGAAGACCGCATCTTCTCCAAAGACATCGAAGCACTGGCCGCATGGATGAAAGATGAGGGTAGCGTTCTATGTAGAGCGTGA
- the hutU gene encoding urocanate hydratase, with translation MVKVIRAPRGSELNTKGWVQEAALRMLMNNLDPEVAEIPEELVVYGGIGKAARNWESFDAIVESLKNLEDDETLLVQSGKPVAVFRSHADAPRVLLANSNLVPKWANWDHFHELDQKGLMMYGQMTAGSWIYIGTQGILQGTYETFAEAAKQSFNNTLKGTITVTAGLGGMGGAQPLAVTMNGGVCIAIEVDEHRIDRRIETRYCDVKVKKVEEAIQKAEEYKKLEKPLSIGLLGNAAEILPQLVERGFTPDLLTDQTSAHDPLNGYIPIGMTLEEAAKRRKEEPAQYVKLAKESMAEHVKAMLDLQQKGAITFDYGNNIRQVALDEGVEKAFDFPGFVPAFIRPQFCEGKGPFRWVALSGDPEDIYKTDEVILREFSDNKHLCNWIKMAREKVAFQGLPSRICWLGYGERARFGKIINEMVANGELSAPIVIGRDHLDCGSVASPNRETEAMLDGSDAVADWPILNALINGVNGASWVSVHHGGGVGMGYSLHAGMVIVADGTEAAGKRLERVLTSDPGMGVVRHADAGYDLAKKVAKEKGVHIPLLKERE, from the coding sequence ATGGTGAAGGTTATTCGTGCTCCTAGGGGCAGTGAGTTGAATACGAAGGGATGGGTGCAGGAGGCTGCATTGCGCATGTTGATGAACAATTTAGACCCGGAAGTGGCAGAAATTCCGGAAGAGCTTGTAGTGTATGGTGGAATCGGTAAAGCTGCGAGAAACTGGGAGAGCTTTGATGCCATTGTGGAATCGCTTAAAAACTTGGAAGATGATGAAACATTACTTGTTCAATCAGGCAAGCCGGTTGCTGTGTTCCGCAGTCATGCTGATGCGCCGCGTGTCTTGCTAGCAAACTCCAATCTTGTGCCAAAGTGGGCAAATTGGGACCATTTCCATGAACTAGATCAAAAAGGACTCATGATGTATGGCCAAATGACAGCAGGTTCTTGGATATATATCGGTACTCAAGGAATCCTACAGGGAACATATGAAACATTTGCGGAAGCGGCCAAGCAATCATTTAACAATACGCTAAAGGGCACGATTACTGTAACCGCTGGACTAGGAGGCATGGGAGGTGCACAGCCGCTTGCTGTTACCATGAACGGTGGGGTGTGTATCGCCATTGAAGTGGATGAACACCGTATTGACCGCCGCATTGAAACGAGATATTGCGATGTGAAGGTCAAAAAAGTGGAGGAAGCCATTCAAAAAGCGGAAGAGTATAAGAAACTAGAAAAACCTTTATCTATCGGACTTTTAGGAAATGCAGCAGAGATTCTTCCGCAACTAGTAGAAAGAGGATTTACACCAGATCTTTTAACAGATCAAACCTCTGCTCATGATCCATTAAATGGTTATATTCCAATTGGAATGACTTTAGAAGAAGCTGCAAAACGAAGAAAAGAAGAACCGGCACAATATGTAAAACTTGCAAAAGAAAGCATGGCTGAGCATGTGAAAGCAATGCTTGATCTGCAACAAAAAGGCGCGATCACATTTGATTACGGCAATAATATCCGCCAAGTTGCACTGGACGAGGGAGTGGAAAAAGCTTTTGACTTCCCAGGCTTTGTACCGGCATTCATCCGTCCACAATTTTGTGAAGGGAAAGGACCTTTCCGATGGGTGGCACTTTCTGGTGATCCAGAAGATATTTATAAAACAGACGAAGTAATTTTAAGAGAGTTTTCGGATAACAAGCATCTTTGCAATTGGATCAAGATGGCAAGAGAAAAAGTAGCGTTCCAAGGGTTGCCTTCAAGAATCTGCTGGCTCGGTTATGGCGAGCGTGCCCGATTCGGCAAAATCATCAATGAAATGGTTGCAAATGGCGAGCTGTCTGCACCAATCGTCATTGGGCGCGATCACTTGGATTGCGGATCTGTGGCATCCCCTAATCGTGAGACAGAAGCAATGCTCGATGGCAGTGATGCGGTAGCAGATTGGCCGATATTGAATGCCCTCATTAATGGAGTAAATGGTGCGAGCTGGGTGTCTGTTCACCACGGTGGCGGTGTGGGCATGGGATACTCCCTTCATGCAGGTATGGTTATCGTGGCCGATGGAACAGAAGCAGCAGGAAAGCGATTGGAGCGAGTGCTGACTTCAGACCCTGGGATGGGTGTTGTGAGGCACGCGGATGCAGGCTATGATCTTGCGAAAAAAGTGGCCAAAGAAAAAGGCGTGCACATTCCTTTGCTAAAGGAGCGTGAGTAA
- the hutI gene encoding imidazolonepropionase → MQLDTLLINCGQLLTMDHESDLVKGEQMKVLPLIEDGAIGWKDGVITFLGTTDETKELQCNNLIDCKGKLVTPGLVDPHTHLVFGGSREHEIALKQQGIPYLEILKKGGGIHSTVKATQEAGFEELLEKAEFHLKRILSYGVTAVEAKSGYGLNRETELKQLKVVKELQKKYSMIMASTFLGAHAIPKDFEADGDRFLEEMADLFSMLKEENLAEFVDIFCEEGVFTIEQSKRYLTQAKEAGFAVKIHADEIVSLGGTELAIELGAASADHLIAASDEAVNMFGSTDTIAVLLPGTTFYLNKDTYANARGMIDGGGAVALATDFNPGSSPTENIQFIMNLAMLKLKMTCEEIWNAVTVNSAKAIHKEDVAGRLQIGRQADVVIWDAPNYQYVPYHYGVNHVHSVFLNGKEVAKGGAFLE, encoded by the coding sequence ATGCAATTGGATACTTTACTGATCAACTGCGGTCAACTGCTCACAATGGATCATGAATCAGATTTGGTGAAAGGTGAGCAGATGAAAGTTCTTCCGCTTATAGAAGATGGAGCAATTGGCTGGAAGGATGGAGTAATTACGTTCTTAGGTACCACTGATGAGACGAAAGAATTACAATGTAATAATTTAATTGATTGCAAAGGAAAGCTTGTGACTCCTGGACTTGTTGACCCTCATACTCACCTTGTTTTTGGTGGGTCCAGGGAACATGAGATTGCACTTAAACAACAAGGGATTCCTTATTTAGAAATTTTAAAGAAAGGTGGAGGCATCCATTCGACTGTTAAAGCGACACAAGAGGCGGGTTTTGAGGAACTTTTAGAAAAAGCTGAGTTTCATTTAAAACGAATTCTCAGTTATGGAGTAACTGCAGTCGAGGCAAAAAGTGGCTACGGATTGAACCGAGAAACAGAACTTAAACAATTAAAGGTAGTTAAGGAACTTCAGAAAAAATATTCCATGATCATGGCATCGACTTTTCTGGGTGCCCATGCCATTCCAAAGGATTTTGAGGCAGATGGGGATCGTTTCTTAGAAGAAATGGCAGATTTATTTTCCATGCTTAAAGAAGAAAATCTTGCAGAGTTTGTCGACATTTTCTGTGAAGAAGGTGTTTTTACAATAGAACAATCGAAGAGATATTTAACACAAGCAAAAGAAGCGGGATTTGCTGTGAAAATCCATGCTGATGAAATCGTTTCTTTAGGTGGAACAGAACTTGCGATAGAACTTGGGGCTGCATCTGCTGACCACCTCATTGCAGCGTCCGATGAAGCGGTCAACATGTTCGGTTCAACTGATACCATAGCGGTTCTTTTACCTGGAACGACCTTTTACCTAAACAAAGATACCTATGCAAATGCCCGCGGAATGATTGACGGTGGCGGAGCGGTGGCGCTTGCAACAGATTTTAATCCGGGAAGTTCGCCTACTGAAAACATCCAATTTATTATGAACCTGGCAATGTTGAAGTTGAAAATGACTTGTGAAGAGATTTGGAATGCTGTCACGGTCAACTCTGCTAAAGCGATTCATAAGGAAGATGTTGCTGGGAGACTTCAAATCGGCCGTCAAGCAGATGTAGTCATCTGGGATGCGCCAAACTATCAGTACGTCCCGTATCATTACGGTGTCAATCATGTTCACAGTGTGTTTTTAAATGGGAAGGAAGTGGCAAAAGGGGGAGCTTTTCTTGAGTAA
- the hutG gene encoding formimidoylglutamase, which produces MSKPTFLQTSGAPPFVDRHFPKATDLLQLWDGEKKLNGMTMIGVPLSKPSISHSGASFTPGVVRKLMQSYSTYAVEGEVDLRDSAVLMDAGDIHMHATDIKESYRRIEETVTTILRENKECIPLFVGGDHSISYSTLKAMNEVKSGKIGVIQFDAHHDLRNTEDGGPTNGTPFRRLLEADVLKGEHLVQVGIRNYSNSAYYHQYAMENGIKIYTMADVKKNGVGEVIRETVEYLKDKVEHIYLSIDIDVLDQAYAPGCPAIGPGGMTSEQLLEAIFLLGKEETVCGLDIVEIDPTIDFRDMTSRVAVHGLLEFIRGRSVLDR; this is translated from the coding sequence TTGAGTAAACCGACATTTTTGCAAACCTCAGGGGCTCCTCCCTTTGTAGACAGACATTTTCCAAAGGCAACAGATCTGCTGCAACTTTGGGATGGAGAGAAGAAACTCAATGGAATGACCATGATCGGCGTCCCTCTTTCCAAACCTTCCATCAGTCATTCCGGAGCAAGTTTTACTCCGGGTGTTGTCAGGAAGCTGATGCAATCTTATTCCACTTATGCGGTGGAAGGAGAGGTGGACTTAAGAGATTCGGCCGTGCTTATGGATGCTGGAGATATTCATATGCATGCAACAGATATAAAGGAATCATATCGCAGGATTGAAGAGACCGTAACTACTATTTTAAGAGAAAATAAAGAGTGTATCCCGCTTTTCGTCGGTGGGGATCATTCTATCTCCTATTCTACTTTGAAGGCAATGAATGAAGTCAAATCTGGTAAAATCGGAGTCATTCAATTTGATGCCCATCATGACTTAAGGAACACAGAAGACGGCGGTCCAACAAATGGAACCCCATTCCGGAGGCTCCTTGAAGCTGATGTGTTAAAAGGAGAACATCTCGTTCAAGTGGGAATCAGAAACTACTCGAACAGTGCCTATTATCATCAATATGCCATGGAAAACGGTATAAAAATTTATACGATGGCTGACGTTAAGAAAAATGGTGTGGGGGAAGTGATCCGGGAGACTGTCGAATATTTAAAAGATAAGGTGGAGCATATTTACCTTTCTATCGACATCGATGTTCTTGATCAGGCATATGCCCCTGGTTGCCCTGCTATCGGACCTGGTGGAATGACAAGTGAACAGCTTCTTGAAGCGATCTTCTTGTTAGGGAAAGAGGAAACAGTTTGTGGGTTGGACATTGTAGAAATAGATCCAACGATTGATTTTCGTGACATGACGAGTAGGGTGGCCGTTCATGGTCTGTTGGAATTTATAAGAGGTAGAAGTGTGCTTGACAGGTGA
- a CDS encoding NAD(P)-dependent oxidoreductase yields the protein MNRELHKVAFVGTGVMGSSMARHLLDRGFEVSVFTRTREKAEGLVSHGAVWKPSAGEAARGADVVITMVGYPKDVEEIYLGDNGILPNAEKGAYLIDMTTSTPTLAKQIYLLAKERGLHSLDAPVSGGDIGAREARLTIMVGGDKEAFAACQPIFQALGTNIIHQGEAGAGQHTKMCNQIAIATNMIGVCEALAYAETAGLDPEDVLKSISSGAAGSWSLSNLAPRIIAGNYEPGFFVKHFIKDMEIALDEADKMGLDVPGLSLAREMYVKLSASGEENSGTQALYKLFQKKSTN from the coding sequence ATGAACAGAGAATTACATAAGGTTGCTTTTGTTGGTACGGGTGTGATGGGTAGTAGTATGGCGAGGCATTTGTTGGATCGTGGGTTTGAGGTTAGTGTGTTTACGCGGACGCGGGAGAAGGCTGAGGGTTTGGTTTCGCACGGTGCGGTGTGGAAGCCAAGTGCTGGTGAGGCAGCTCGCGGTGCGGATGTTGTGATCACCATGGTCGGTTATCCAAAAGATGTAGAAGAGATTTATTTAGGAGACAACGGTATCTTACCTAATGCCGAAAAAGGTGCATACCTGATTGATATGACTACCTCCACTCCGACATTAGCCAAACAAATATATCTGCTAGCAAAGGAACGCGGCTTACATAGTTTGGATGCCCCTGTTTCCGGTGGAGATATTGGAGCCAGGGAAGCTCGCCTGACAATCATGGTAGGCGGGGACAAAGAAGCTTTTGCAGCATGCCAGCCTATCTTCCAAGCGTTAGGTACAAATATCATCCACCAAGGTGAGGCTGGAGCAGGACAGCACACGAAAATGTGCAACCAGATTGCTATTGCCACGAACATGATCGGTGTTTGTGAAGCTTTGGCTTACGCCGAGACCGCAGGACTGGATCCTGAAGATGTCCTAAAAAGCATTTCAAGCGGGGCAGCCGGAAGCTGGTCTTTATCAAATCTTGCTCCTCGCATTATCGCAGGAAACTATGAGCCTGGCTTTTTCGTCAAACACTTTATCAAAGACATGGAAATCGCCCTTGATGAAGCAGACAAAATGGGACTTGATGTTCCAGGTCTTTCCTTGGCTCGTGAAATGTATGTGAAGCTTTCTGCAAGTGGAGAAGAAAATAGCGGTACACAGGCACTTTATAAACTTTTCCAAAAGAAATCAACAAACTAA
- a CDS encoding PAS domain S-box protein, whose amino-acid sequence MSTPDSLLKKENTKSVESISKVQLIIVVSDVGDIQYVSSTCEALLGYARADLINTRLENWINSEDLYLIESLIYQPSHQTHCYFRMKRKDGTLVWMEAVLSEVKSSTGEEKEIVLMLSRTSDYQNSTIQDRGTSIAMPTSQRRKNEDLQIDEDYSAYDLIEYLPNGVFIFVDGIIKYVNEAGTSMLGACHKEQILETSVYEYIEENYHEIVEKRIKSVQQGYRVGQMEQRWKRFDGRAIDVEITSNHTTFKGKPASFVMLVDISHRKSFHKILQNSRERFRKLVQNSIDTIGVICEEKWTFINESGLKMLEVDNYGEIFGKSIYDNLPKEDFEKIWQEVHEQHNGMKLPTFEQEWKTMKGNAIHTELVGIPTTYLGKDAMQVIIRDITERKQAEALMLQSEKLTVAGQLAAGIAHEIRNPLTAIKGFFKLLEREMEEKKEYFHIIESELSRIELILSELLLLAKPHQVYVHPVSVHSLLKDVTTLLETQAIMNNVWFDLKLKAKTPTIKCDENQMKQVFINLIKNGIEAMPSGGTIYIDTEDAGDEVVVTFRDEGTGISEDIIKRLGEPFFTTKTTGTGLGLMITFNIIKNHHGTVNVTSEVNEGTQIEVRFQKA is encoded by the coding sequence ATGAGTACCCCTGACTCTTTATTAAAAAAGGAGAATACAAAATCTGTGGAATCCATTTCTAAGGTCCAGCTTATTATTGTCGTTTCCGATGTAGGGGATATACAATATGTCTCTTCTACATGTGAAGCATTATTAGGATATGCTAGGGCAGATCTGATAAATACGAGGTTAGAGAACTGGATTAATTCGGAAGACCTATATTTAATAGAGAGCTTAATCTACCAACCCTCCCATCAAACTCACTGTTATTTTCGTATGAAAAGGAAGGATGGGACTCTTGTTTGGATGGAAGCGGTACTGTCTGAAGTCAAATCATCTACAGGGGAAGAAAAAGAAATCGTTTTAATGCTTTCCCGTACATCGGATTATCAGAATTCCACTATCCAAGATAGAGGTACGAGCATCGCTATGCCCACTAGCCAAAGGAGAAAAAATGAGGACCTCCAAATAGATGAAGATTATTCTGCATATGACCTTATTGAGTACCTGCCGAACGGAGTATTCATTTTTGTTGATGGGATAATCAAGTATGTGAATGAAGCAGGTACGTCCATGCTTGGGGCATGCCATAAAGAACAAATTCTTGAAACCTCTGTTTATGAATACATAGAAGAAAATTATCATGAAATTGTGGAGAAAAGAATCAAGTCGGTCCAACAAGGATACCGAGTGGGGCAAATGGAACAACGATGGAAGAGGTTTGACGGGCGGGCAATAGATGTGGAGATTACTTCTAATCATACTACTTTCAAGGGAAAACCTGCTTCTTTTGTCATGCTGGTGGATATTTCGCACCGGAAGAGCTTTCATAAAATTTTGCAAAACAGTCGAGAACGTTTTCGAAAGCTTGTGCAGAATTCTATTGATACCATCGGCGTGATTTGTGAAGAAAAATGGACGTTTATTAATGAATCTGGATTAAAAATGCTTGAAGTCGATAATTATGGGGAGATATTTGGAAAAAGCATTTATGATAATCTCCCTAAAGAAGACTTTGAAAAGATATGGCAAGAAGTGCATGAACAACATAATGGAATGAAGTTGCCGACATTTGAACAAGAATGGAAGACGATGAAAGGAAATGCCATTCATACCGAGCTCGTTGGAATACCCACGACTTATTTGGGAAAAGACGCCATGCAAGTTATTATCCGTGACATAACAGAGCGGAAACAAGCCGAAGCATTGATGCTGCAATCGGAAAAGCTTACTGTCGCAGGTCAATTGGCAGCCGGAATAGCGCATGAAATCCGTAATCCTCTTACAGCTATCAAGGGATTCTTTAAACTTTTAGAAAGGGAGATGGAAGAAAAGAAAGAATACTTCCACATAATTGAGTCTGAGCTGAGCAGAATCGAACTTATCCTAAGTGAGTTACTTTTGCTCGCAAAACCGCATCAAGTATATGTGCATCCGGTTTCCGTTCATTCCCTGCTTAAGGATGTAACAACGCTTTTAGAAACGCAGGCGATCATGAACAATGTATGGTTTGATTTAAAATTGAAGGCAAAGACTCCAACCATAAAATGCGATGAAAATCAGATGAAACAGGTGTTTATCAATTTAATTAAAAATGGGATAGAAGCAATGCCAAGTGGAGGAACAATCTATATTGATACAGAGGATGCTGGTGATGAAGTAGTGGTTACGTTTCGTGATGAGGGGACTGGCATCTCAGAAGATATTATCAAGAGGCTCGGGGAACCATTTTTCACAACCAAAACAACGGGAACTGGCTTGGGGTTGATGATTACGTTTAATATCATTAAAAATCACCATGGAACGGTAAACGTAACAAGTGAAGTGAATGAAGGAACCCAAATAGAAGTTCGATTTCAAAAGGCGTGA